The following are encoded together in the Panicum virgatum strain AP13 chromosome 6K, P.virgatum_v5, whole genome shotgun sequence genome:
- the LOC120711707 gene encoding F-box protein SKIP19-like: MPSAPSDGSRKKPAAAALPPAPASMEERDWSELLLDALASVFVKLGAIEILMGASLVCRSWLHAAKLPDLWRSVDMARHKVVDGIVAIFGASPVEPKINLDVLRAMARFAVDRSRGQLEVFVAKRFVTDQLLEYIGDMSPALKAVGLVSCGGVSNEGFTQLVARCPLLEDLMLMLCPKIGGRDVYEPGMSAAQALQAAHEGILLRRR; encoded by the exons ATGCCCTCTGCCCCCAGCGACGGTAGCCGCAAGAAACCTGCTGCTGCGGCCTTGCCGCCGGCACCAGCGTCCATGGAGGAGAGGGACTGGTCGGAGCTGCTGCTGGACGCCCTCGCAtcggtcttcgtcaagctcggcgccATCGAGATCCTGATGGGCGCTAGCCTCGTGTGCCGCTCCTGGCTCCACGCCGCCAAGCTGCCCGACTTGTGGCGATCCGTGGACATGGCGCGCCACAAGGTGGTGGACGGCATCGTCGCCATATTCGGCGCCTCTCCTGTGGAACCAAAGATCAACCTTGACGTCCTGCGCGCCATGGCAAGGTTCGCCGTGGACCGCTCCCGTGGGCAGCTGGAGGTGTTCGTCGCCAAGCGGTTCGTTACCGATCAACTCCTGGAGTACATCGGCGACAT GTCGCCGGCTCTGAAGGCCGTCGGGCTCGTCTCGTGCGGCGGCGTCTCCAACGAAGGGTTCACGCAGCTGGTGGCGAGGTGCCCTCTGCTAGAGGACCTCATGCTTATGCTCTGCCCCAAGATCGGCGGCCGCGACGTCTACGAGCCGGGCATGTCCGCAGCTCAGGCGCTTCAGGCTGCGCACGAGGGCATTCTGCTTCGCCGCCGATAA
- the LOC120711706 gene encoding putative F-box/LRR-repeat protein 22 isoform X5, translated as MASSPHLKNPRSSISADPAARDWASLPPDILISVFLMLGPTEIMLGAERVCAAWRRVAVDDPALWRRIDMGTGVLPFSSGGRAAVHSAVDRAAGECEAFSGPCDNHLLFYLSTLLESPACEASLCGE; from the exons ATGGCCTCCTCCCCCCACCTCAAGAACCCTCGCTCGTCGATTTCCGCGGACCCGGCGGCGAGGGACTGGGCGTCGCTGCCCCCGGACATCCTGATCTCCGTCTTCCTCATGCTGGGGCCCACTGAGATCATGCTGGGCGCAGAGCGCGTCTGCGCCGCCTGGCGGCGCGTCGCTGTCGACGATCCGGCCCTGTGGCGGCGCATCGACATGGGCACGGGGGTGTTGCCGTTTTCCtccggcggccgggcggcggtgcACTCCGCCGTTGATCGCGCCGCCGGGGAGTGCGAAGCCTTCTCGGGGCCCTGCGACAACCACTTGCTCTTCTACCTG AGCACCCTCCTTGAAAGTCCTGCATGTGAAGCATCTCTATGCGGAGAATAA
- the LOC120711706 gene encoding putative F-box/LRR-repeat protein 9 isoform X1, producing MASSPHLKNPRSSISADPAARDWASLPPDILISVFLMLGPTEIMLGAERVCAAWRRVAVDDPALWRRIDMGTGVLPFSSGGRAAVHSAVDRAAGECEAFSGPCDNHLLFYLVRRAPSLKVLHVKHLYAENKVLNLVLNRLPLLEDLEISPSFVSTPSENLLQSVCQDCPRLKKLRLNCSESFDFHNGNGVALEIIHGKIAPMHDLRSLELFHCDLTTQGLRAILDSCPLLETLRITGFLVGGKMGEELRQKCAGVKDLTLPDKSVKFHRSHRHDHVRRQVQGPWRWTTDPSHD from the exons ATGGCCTCCTCCCCCCACCTCAAGAACCCTCGCTCGTCGATTTCCGCGGACCCGGCGGCGAGGGACTGGGCGTCGCTGCCCCCGGACATCCTGATCTCCGTCTTCCTCATGCTGGGGCCCACTGAGATCATGCTGGGCGCAGAGCGCGTCTGCGCCGCCTGGCGGCGCGTCGCTGTCGACGATCCGGCCCTGTGGCGGCGCATCGACATGGGCACGGGGGTGTTGCCGTTTTCCtccggcggccgggcggcggtgcACTCCGCCGTTGATCGCGCCGCCGGGGAGTGCGAAGCCTTCTCGGGGCCCTGCGACAACCACTTGCTCTTCTACCTGGTTCGAAG AGCACCCTCCTTGAAAGTCCTGCATGTGAAGCATCTCTATGCGGAGAATAAAGTACTGAACTTGGTGCTCAACAGGCTACCTCTCCTTGAGGATCTTGAAATTTCCCCTTCATTTGTCAGTACTCCCTCTGAGAATTTACTTCAGTCCGTCTGCCAAGACTGCCCTCGTCTCAAGAAACTCAGACTCAACTGCAGTGAGTCCTTTGACTTCCATAATGGCAATGGCGTGGCCTTGGAGATAATCCATGGAAAGATCGCACCGATGCATGACTTACGCTCCTTAGAGTTGTTTCACTGTGACCTGACTACCCAGGGGCTGAGAGCAATCCTTGACAGTTGCCCTCTGTTGGAAACTCTCCGCATTACTGGATTTCTAGTGGGTGGCAAGATGGGTGAGGAGCTACGGCAGAAATGTGCTGGAGTGAAGGATCTGACTCTTCCTGATAAATCAGTGAAATTTCACAGGAGTCATCGTCATGATCATGTTAGAAGACAAGTTCAGGGCCCTTGGAGATGGACCACTGATCCTTCGCACGATTAG